From Ignavibacteriales bacterium:
TTTCTGGCAACATCTCCTGGACAGACGGGAACGATCTGACCATACTGGGAATCTCGTGACGAGAAAGCGCACTTGTCAAAAAAAATCCCGACCAACAATCGCTGGTCGGGATACCGTAGAAATACCACTATGACGCTAGCCTACTTCTTGCCTTTGCATTGATCGCAATCCATCGAACCGTTCATGGCACCTTGATGCATCATACCGCCTGGCCCCATTCCTTTGCCGCCCATCATAACTCCACGACCCATCATTCCCCCTCGTCCCGTCATTCCGCCACGTCCCATCATTCCGCCTTGACCCTTCATACCACCTTGCTTCATCATCCCACCGGGACCCATCGGCCCTCGGCCTCCCATCATGCCTCCTGCCAGCACGTGCCGATCGAACTGCTTTTTCTGATCCGGCGTGAGCAAATCTCTGACAGCCCGCTGATGCAGAAAGGTCTTCATGGCAATCTCACTTGAAAGCTTTGAAATCTCGCCCTGGATCGACTTCACTTTGCTTTCGTTGAACTTGTCCGCCGTCACTTCCAGCTTCAACGAGGCGTGCTGCTTCTGAAGGTCTGCCCGGGCGGCGATCATTTCTTTCTGGTGTGCGAGCGCGAGATCCTGGACCTTCGTTCGCTGTTCTTCTGTGAGCTTCAGGAATGCCATGGGACCTCCCTGTGCACCACCCATCATACCGCCCATCATTCCACCCATCTCACCTTGCATATGTCCGTGCTTCATCTCGAGCGGCACCCCCTTGACTACTTTAGGCGCCGGTGCTTCCTTCTTTTGATCCTGCTGCGCGAGTGCCGACACCAGCACCACGAGCATCAACACGATCAACGTCATCATCAGCCTCTTCATTGGACCCTCTTCTTTGATTGTTTGTGTGATTGAATAGTATCTGGCCGTCTTCCATCTTCCCACATTTGCCGCCCCCGCATCGGACCTCTTCCCATGGTTCCGCCGCCGGTCCGTCCCATTTGCGGACGAGCTTGCATGATCGCCCGGAAGAACATTTCCTGTTGCTCCGAGTTCAGAAACGACTTTGCCTGGAGAAGATTGTGAACTGCCTTCTCATTGATTATTAGTCGTAAGTCAGAAAGTTTCTTTATGTTCTCATTGATGCGATCCATCGGTGCCGGATCGTTCTTGAGCATCGCGACGGTCGAGTCTTCGAGCACCAATATCTGCTGCTCTGTATCCTTAACGTCCTCTCTGAAGCTCATCATAAGGGCATGCATCCGCTCGCGCACTTCCGGCTGCATTCTCATCATCGGAGATTCTCCCCCCATCATTCCGGGCGGGCGTCCCCCCTCGAAGGGTCCGGCATTCGGTTGACGCGAACCGCTCTGAAACGTATGATAGACGAAGACACCGATGGTCGAGAGGTTAACGACAATCAGAAACAGGAGAATACCGACGAGAACTTTCGTCTTCATTTCGCCGCCTCCGTGCTTGACTGCGCAATCGACTGCAAACGATCTGCTATACCTCCCACTTCAAGTGACTCGGAATATTCGGTGATGACATTCTGCTCGGTGACCGTCGAAGTCCTGTACGAAAGCGCTTCGCCCAGATACGCGCCGCACAGGACGGCCGCCACGAACATTGCCGACATCAGCGTCCAACGCACAACTACCGCCTTCACTTCACGCGACGGCTGTTTTGATGAATCGACCATCGCTCTGATGCGAGTTGGGAGGAAAGGATCCGCCGCCAGAGTGTTGCGCGGCACTTCCTGAGCAGGGAGCAAAGCCGCCGACAACCGTTCAAAATACGCCCTGCACGACGGGCATTCTTTCAGGTGGCTCTCGACAAGCTGCTGGTCGCGTGCGTTCAGCCTGAGCTCAATCCAGGGGAGAAGAAGGGATCGTATGTGGGAGTGTTGTTTCACCTGAGCTGACCTTTCAGAGATTTAGACAACAACGGCGGATAATTCTTGCATGTCTTTTAGCGAATCAGGGGACCGAGTTTCTTTATAAGCGCTTTGCGGGCTCTGTGAATGCGCGTTTCCACCGCGCTGTGGCTGATATTGAGCACCCTGGCTATCTCGTCGTAGGAGAGGTGTTCATCCTTGAACAGAACAAACGGGATCTTGTGGTTCGGATGAAGGGCGTCGATGGCCTGTTGGGTAAGTGCCGCCCGCTCCTGGTCCTCGAGAATTTGATCGGGGCGAGGAACCTCACTTCTGCCGAAACCCGCTGTTTCGATCTTCTCGTGCGTCAGAAGTTCCCCGACGCTCTCGTCCATCAGATCGAACCAGACATTGCGGCGTTCACGCTTGAGGTAATTGAGGGCATGATTGACGGTGATCCTGTAGATCCAGGTATAAATCTGTGATCGGTTTTCGAACGACCCAATGTGCTCATACACTTTGATGAACACGTCCTGCTGGAGATCACGTGCAACCTGTTCCCGCGAAGTGAACCGATGGAGCAGATTCAACACGCGTTCACCGTAGGAGAGATAGATCTCCTCGAAGGAAGGCATTCCTTCCCCTTCCCGCGATTTCGATGAACCAGCAGGTTGCAATGAGATCTTCTCGGAGGCATGTCGGCCGTTTCTCGTGTCTGCTCCTTCGGTGGTGCTTTTAATTAGACCGGTGAGAGGGGAGTTACTTGCAGACCGATCCTTCGAAATTCTGAGGTTCGATGTTCGAAATTGGACATTCCAGTGAATGTCTACGCCGCAGGCGCATCCCCGCCAGCCTCAAGAACTCAATGGGCGGGCTGGCGCCTCTGGCGGACAATATCCGGCTCCCAACAATGAATTATGAAGCGGCTTCTCAATGCGAGCGCTATGATTGCTCCACAAACCCCTTGTCTGACCAAAGCCTGTTGACAACGTAGAGCAGCGCGGATCCACTTACCACAAAGACCGCAAGGAGCATGAGAGCAGTCTCGGTTCGTCCGTAGAGGAAGTTCCCCACGGTAAAGAGGGCGGACCAGATGGCGGCGCTCCCGGCGACCCATCCGAGCAAAGCCATGGGAATGTTCTCATGTGTTGCCCGCGCTTCCGCCTCTGACACACCTGCTTCTGCGCGTATTCTCTTCCAGCCAGGACCGAAGGGGCGGACTTTCTTGTAGAAATCAATGAGCGTTTTGCGATCGGTCTCCGGACCGACGTACACTGTGACAAGCCAGCAAACCGTTGTAAAGGCGATGGTGACCAACAACGCGGCATGTGTCGAGAAGTGGATGCCGTTCCTGGCAAGGATCAAAAGGGCGATGGATACAGCGAAGGAACTTACCATTGCCACAACTTCGCACCAGGCGTTGATGCGCCACCAGAACCAACGGACAAGGTACAGCAAGCCCGTGCCGGCGCCCACCTGGAGTATGATGTCGAATGCGTCTTTTGCCGTGTCGAGCAGGAACACCATCCCCGAGGCTGAGAAGAACAGTATGATGGTTCCCATCCGTCCGGCAAAAACATAGTGTTTCTCCGTGGCGTCCTTCTTGATGAACCGCCGATAAAAGTCGTGGACAAGGTATGATGCTCCCCAGTTCAAATGAGTGAGGATCGTAGATGAGTTGGCCGCGATCAATCCCCCCACCATCAAACCGATGAACCCGACGGGCAGGAACTTGAGCATCGCCGGAAAAGCGATGTCGTGACCCAGAAGTTTGGGATCGAGATTTGGAAACGCAGCCTGGATATCGGACAATTGCGGATAGACGATGATGGATGCCAACCCCGTCAGAATCCACGGCCATGGGCGCAGAACATAGTGCGCGATGTTGAAAAACAACACCGCTCCGAGTGCGTCTTTTTCAGATTTCGAAGCAAGCATCCGCTGTGCAATGTAGCTTCCGCCTCCCGGCTCTGCACCGGGGTACCACACAGCCCACCATTGGACGGCGATCGGCATGATGAAAATCGCAATCGCCATGTCCCAGTTGTTCGTGAAATCAGGCAGGATGTTAAGATAATTCAGTCCGCCGGGTCCTTTGATTGTGGAGAGCTTGTCGACAAGGCCGGTCAAGCCGCCGACCTGCGGCAGGTTGACCGCAAAGTACGCGGCGGCAATCACTGCGGTCATCTTGATGAAAAATTGCACCATGTCAATCACGAGTACGCCCCAGAGGCCCGAGTGTGTCGCGAACACGACATTGAGCGCCCCCACAAACAACAAGGTTTGCCACCGTTCCATGCCAAACAGAATGGCCGCGATCTTGCAGGCCGCAAGGTTGACCGACGCCATGATCATGCAATTGAAGAAGAAACCCAGGTAGACCGAACGAAAGCCGCGGACGAGGCTCGCGGCCTTGCCTGAGTACCGGAGCTCGTAGAATTCCAGATCGGTCATCACTCCAGATCGCCGCCACAGCCGCGCGTAGAAGAAAACGGTTGCAACACCTGTCAGCACGAATGCCCACCAGACCCAGTTCCCCGCAACACCGTTGCGCCTGACAATATCCGTCACGAGGTTCGGCGTGTCGCTGCTGAATGTCGTGGCAACCATGGAGAGACCGGCCAGCCACCAAGGCACAGCTCTGCCGGAGGCGAAGAACTCCGAGGTGCTTTTCCCCGCACGCCTGCCAAAAAACAATGCCGGCAGAAAACAGACAACGAGTGTCGCAGCGACAATGATCCAATCGACGAGCTGTAGGTGCATGCGATCAGTCCTTTCTCTGTGTTGATGTCCGAATTCTCATCATACCTCTCGAAGCAAGAAGCCGGCAATCGTTCATGGCTTCGGATATCCCACTGTCTGCGCAAGCAGGATTCTTTGCTCGGGCCGCAGGTTCATTTCTTTTGCCAGCAAGGGACGGTCGACCAGCCCCCGGACGACGACCGAGAGCCCTTGTGACGCGCAATAAAGGTACACATTTTGAGCAATGAAACCAGCGTCTGCTGCACTGTACAAGGCCCTGTCCTCTTCCGACGCGTTTTTCATCCTGGCTGCGTCGGCAACATACACAAATGCTACCGGCGCGTCTTTGACAAATGGCTGCTTCCCCGTCGCTTCACGAAGATCCTTCGCGACAACCGGCGCAAGAATGTGAGATTTCGCTTCGTACACATACATCGCTTCCGGCAGAGCCACGTAGATGTCAATTTCCTGCCAGTTCATCGCAGACGGCGCCGTCCTTTTCCCAGACTCCGGACGGTTGATGCCATACGCCGCCCAGAGAAGATTCGACAGTTCCTGAAGCGGGAGAGGTTTCGAATCGAAGATCCGCGACGACTGACGCGCTTTGAGCGCTTGCATGAGCGGCTTGCCAATTTCCTGCTGAGGGGCGGGCAGCTGAATAGTCTTTGGCCCTTGAGCATACCCGAGGGTCAACCCTGCAACACACATCAAGACAACGGTGCTTCGGAATGCGTTCACGGTATCCTCCCGTTCCTGATCCGATTCGCTGAAGAAGCCGGTGAGCTCATGGATACGATCTTGCGCAGACTACGTCGTCATCCGACTACAGCGTAGAACAAGAATTTGCAGCGGTGATAGGGTTGGTACAATCGATGGTTCAGAAGCGAAGCTAGCAGAGTTTTTGTTGAAAGGCAACCGCAGCCGCCGGTGCCCGCGCTGAAGTCAGAAAAAGTACTTCTTCAGGATACCGATCATGACAGTCTCGAAGTAGCTTGCCTGCTCGGTGGTCACGTTGTCGTCTCCGATCGTTACGATAATCATGTTCTTCGCCGGGATAACAAAGACAAACTGACCGGCGAACCCGGCTGCCATGAAGATCGAGTCCCTGGAATCGTAGTTATTCCACCAGAGATATCCATAGTTCACTGATGGAAGGTCGCCC
This genomic window contains:
- a CDS encoding periplasmic heavy metal sensor, which produces MKRLMMTLIVLMLVVLVSALAQQDQKKEAPAPKVVKGVPLEMKHGHMQGEMGGMMGGMMGGAQGGPMAFLKLTEEQRTKVQDLALAHQKEMIAARADLQKQHASLKLEVTADKFNESKVKSIQGEISKLSSEIAMKTFLHQRAVRDLLTPDQKKQFDRHVLAGGMMGGRGPMGPGGMMKQGGMKGQGGMMGRGGMTGRGGMMGRGVMMGGKGMGPGGMMHQGAMNGSMDCDQCKGKK
- a CDS encoding zf-HC2 domain-containing protein, which gives rise to MKQHSHIRSLLLPWIELRLNARDQQLVESHLKECPSCRAYFERLSAALLPAQEVPRNTLAADPFLPTRIRAMVDSSKQPSREVKAVVVRWTLMSAMFVAAVLCGAYLGEALSYRTSTVTEQNVITEYSESLEVGGIADRLQSIAQSSTEAAK
- a CDS encoding sigma-70 family RNA polymerase sigma factor yields the protein MPSFEEIYLSYGERVLNLLHRFTSREQVARDLQQDVFIKVYEHIGSFENRSQIYTWIYRITVNHALNYLKRERRNVWFDLMDESVGELLTHEKIETAGFGRSEVPRPDQILEDQERAALTQQAIDALHPNHKIPFVLFKDEHLSYDEIARVLNISHSAVETRIHRARKALIKKLGPLIR
- a CDS encoding Na+:solute symporter, which gives rise to MHLQLVDWIIVAATLVVCFLPALFFGRRAGKSTSEFFASGRAVPWWLAGLSMVATTFSSDTPNLVTDIVRRNGVAGNWVWWAFVLTGVATVFFYARLWRRSGVMTDLEFYELRYSGKAASLVRGFRSVYLGFFFNCMIMASVNLAACKIAAILFGMERWQTLLFVGALNVVFATHSGLWGVLVIDMVQFFIKMTAVIAAAYFAVNLPQVGGLTGLVDKLSTIKGPGGLNYLNILPDFTNNWDMAIAIFIMPIAVQWWAVWYPGAEPGGGSYIAQRMLASKSEKDALGAVLFFNIAHYVLRPWPWILTGLASIIVYPQLSDIQAAFPNLDPKLLGHDIAFPAMLKFLPVGFIGLMVGGLIAANSSTILTHLNWGASYLVHDFYRRFIKKDATEKHYVFAGRMGTIILFFSASGMVFLLDTAKDAFDIILQVGAGTGLLYLVRWFWWRINAWCEVVAMVSSFAVSIALLILARNGIHFSTHAALLVTIAFTTVCWLVTVYVGPETDRKTLIDFYKKVRPFGPGWKRIRAEAGVSEAEARATHENIPMALLGWVAGSAAIWSALFTVGNFLYGRTETALMLLAVFVVSGSALLYVVNRLWSDKGFVEQS
- a CDS encoding nitroreductase family protein, coding for MNAFRSTVVLMCVAGLTLGYAQGPKTIQLPAPQQEIGKPLMQALKARQSSRIFDSKPLPLQELSNLLWAAYGINRPESGKRTAPSAMNWQEIDIYVALPEAMYVYEAKSHILAPVVAKDLREATGKQPFVKDAPVAFVYVADAARMKNASEEDRALYSAADAGFIAQNVYLYCASQGLSVVVRGLVDRPLLAKEMNLRPEQRILLAQTVGYPKP